A window of Eucalyptus grandis isolate ANBG69807.140 chromosome 4, ASM1654582v1, whole genome shotgun sequence genomic DNA:
GAGTGGGTGGGAACGGTCTTCAGCATTAAAAGAATGAACCTGGTTTTGGACCTCAATCCAACTCCAGCCAGGGACCTTCCTCACCCCTCTTTCCCTCATAAGTCTTTTCACCCTGGCAAGATCACCCCATTTCTTAAGGCGCCCATACATGTCCGAGAGTAGAACATAAGTGCTATGTTCTTTGGGCTCTAACTCAAGTAGTTGATTCCCGACTTGACAAGCCAATTCCATGTTCCCGCTACTCCTACAAGCACCCAATAAAGTCCTCCAGACCATCATATCAGGTTGAAACGGCATCAATTCCACCAAGGCCTTAGCCTCATTCACAAGCCCAGCACGCCCAAAAAGATCAATTGCACAAGCATAGTTCTCCATCCTGGGAGGAATGCCATAATCCGTTTCCATTGACAATAGAAACCCATAGCCCTCTTCAACCAAACCAATGTGGCTACAAGCAGTCAGGACAGCAACAAAGGTGATGTGATCAAGCTTTATTCTCCTTGCTCTCATCAAATGGAAAAGATCAAGCGCATCGTGTCCTAGaccatgttgtgcataggcaaaGATAATCGCATTCCAAGTGACTGAGCTACTTTGGAAGGTCTCTTTGAAAGAGTTTCTAGCATCTTTAATAATGCCACACTTAGAGTACATAAAGATCAGTGCACTGCCAACATATTCATTTGACTCAAAGCCAAACTCAAGTGCCAATGCATGAACTTGTTGGCCCAAAATGAGAGTTGCCAAATCAGAGCAAGACTTGAGAACTGCTGAAAGAGCATAATGATCAATCTCAGTATTCAAAGATCTCATTTGGGCAAAAAGTTCCAATGCATCTTCATTTAACCCAACTTGGGAGTATCCGGTCAACATGGAATTCCAAGAGACCCGGTCCTTGGATTGCATTGATTTGAAGACATGAATAGCATCGTCCATGGATCCATTACCCAATTTGATATACATAGCTATAAATGCATTGGAGATTGGTAATGATCGCTCCAGACCTCTTTTAATTACCAAAGCATGGAGGGACTTTCCCAGATTTTTACGTGCTTCTTCAAAACAAGCACTTATGACACTTGTGTAAGTGTAAAAATCCGGTTCAATGCCCAGCCACCACATAT
This region includes:
- the LOC104441078 gene encoding putative pentatricopeptide repeat-containing protein At3g25970, which encodes MRALHSLVENKGSALCKALITHCQATVGGILRDLYTVNNILSGYTKCGEIWVAHQLFDRMRDKDAVSWNTMISGYVNSGKLERAWYFLESMRQCGLEVDAYTFSSMLKGVASAGRLDLGQQLHCLIFKHGYGRNVYAGSALLDMYAKCERVEDAYIVLQHMPQRNSVSWNALISGFAQSGDRETAFWLFDSMEHEGVKPDDGTFAPLLTLLNNHEFFKLTAQIHAKIMKRGLEWKNNVCNAAVSSYSECGSIEDAKKLFDSIVLRDIVTWNSMLAAYLVHGEEDSAFRLFIDMWWLGIEPDFYTYTSVISACFEEARKNLGKSLHALVIKRGLERSLPISNAFIAMYIKLGNGSMDDAIHVFKSMQSKDRVSWNSMLTGYSQVGLNEDALELFAQMRSLNTEIDHYALSAVLKSCSDLATLILGQQVHALALEFGFESNEYVGSALIFMYSKCGIIKDARNSFKETFQSSSVTWNAIIFAYAQHGLGHDALDLFHLMRARRIKLDHITFVAVLTACSHIGLVEEGYGFLLSMETDYGIPPRMENYACAIDLFGRAGLVNEAKALVELMPFQPDMMVWRTLLGACRSSGNMELACQVGNQLLELEPKEHSTYVLLSDMYGRLKKWGDLARVKRLMRERGVRKVPGWSWIEVQNQVHSFNAEDRSHPLCEDIYPVLEGLMDEVRKLGGDGNSEDSLQQMEIWFGAL